Genomic window (Macrobrachium nipponense isolate FS-2020 chromosome 35, ASM1510439v2, whole genome shotgun sequence):
CTGCCATGGGTGGTGCTAAATGTTTTAGCAGCGTCCATTCTTGGTCCATTTTGGTCTCCTCTTActtggctgtccaacttctttaagtTGTCTAACCccaattcattttcttatttttttcgagGAATCATCATTCAGGAGAGCTCTGAGTCTAAAAAATGGACTCAGTGGTCTCGTTAAAGGGTTCCGTAGTTCATTTCTGTTCACTGGAAAGTACACTAGATTGTGAAGCAGGTACTGAGATGGCAGCAAGGTAAATAATATTAGCAGCATGGATAAAATGGAAAGAACTTGTATGGTtactggtaaataaaaaaaatccctgtaTCTAATTTGCAAAACTCTATGTATAATGCATACATGAAGCCTGTAATATTCTACACAGCAGAATCACAGAATAcagattttgaatatttatgactaaaatatataacaaaatacacCAAGATCTCTGAAATAGATGGTATGATTATATAATGAGGTGAGGGGAGGGGACAGTTGGTCAGGAAATTGGCAGATATAATAGGAGTACGAAAAATGCCAGTAGGAAGGCTTAGAAGAGAAGGTAAAAATGAAGCTCTAAATCAGGGAGGAATTCAGGTAGAATGCACAAGAGATATACGATAGCAGAGAGGACTTACTTCACATCCAGcactgtaaagggaaaatcttatGTACAAATGTTAATGATAACAGTACTACAGTGCAGACTAGATTTGGTCAAAGTATCATTCATAATTAGCATACAACAGAAGTCTTTTGTTTATCAATCTTGATAGTCATTTCTGACTATGAGTTTTCACATCCCATACACATTTTCCTAGTTATGACAGACGGATATGGAATGTTTAATGTCAAAACCCATGCACAGGTTCTACTGTTAGGAAAAGAACCATTAGTTTCATGTATTGCTTAATGCTTACACTGAGCCCCAAAATGTTTTGGGATGTCTAAATTGTTGTCTAACCTCTGTATGCAAAACTAATTGGCTAGTTCCTGAAAATCtcaatacacatatacacaattatGTGAAAAGGGAACACTTTCATACTGGTAACTTATCTGCTAGTTACTTCACTCTGTACCTAgcaaatgaaatattcaaataaGTACTTTAAAGTTGGCAAATGCcagtttttcatttgaattttgcacattttcagaaataattatataatctctAGCACAGCTTTTATTTATGTCATAAATATCTGTACATCATTTTGCAAGTCACAATCTGATCTGCATAAGGGTTAGTTAGTTGGCTCCCAAGTCCTCGGTTATTATGCTATAGCTGCTGTTCTTTCGTATTCATTGTAGTTGTTTCAGAAACCGAGAGCACGTTGatctttcttttaattgtttctaTAGGACATTGCGACTGTTATCCATAAAATACAAATCTACAGTAAATACTTCCATACCAAAGAAGTCAAGTGATACATTAAACTGCGCATTTATTGTTTCCTGGAAAGCAAAGTCAGTAAACAACATAACTACACCTAAAAGTGATACTATTAGAGTACAATGAAAATCTGAttcaaaagaaaagaggaaggCTCTCCCACATTCAGTGACACAACCTGCTGCACTTAGTTGCCTATACTtacaaaaaaaacccttttttttataaagtgtaTGGCTTAATGGGGAGTAATTCTTGATCCTGATACTATAGCCGTTTGCAGAAAATCCATAACAGGGGCTAAGCTAGATTTTTCGTCAGTGATCGTCTGGAACTGGCGACCATTTTTCAAGACTGGTATAACATGCGTTGCTTCAAAGGATTCTAGCTCCATCTCAGTGACTTCGCGAATTGCAAACTGCTCGCACCTTTCAGAAAAAGAAATCAACAATTAAAAGACTGtacctaataaaaaaaagctaaataatgtattttctaattttctatatttatgccattttttttacagcaTCTGTTTCTGGTGAGCAAATCCTAGAGGACAGTCTGCAGGCCAATAAGATCCATTCAAAAGTGGCCTCGCAAATCAGTAGGTGATGTGCCATCTGAATCCTTTACAGCAAAAATCACTTTGAGGCTTGGGTGACCTAAACCCCTTACCAGTACCCAGCAAGATAAAGATATAGTCCTTCTTATGATATACCAAACTCTGCTTACTACATGTCACCTTACTAAACCACTTTCATTTCCTTAATTCACAGATTCTTCtggaaaataaaacaactgaGTTGGCACATGAGTGCGAGGCCCTTTATTCCCAGTGGATCACTAAATCACTTACTGTGTCTGCTAACTGCCTTTCAGACTTCAGGAATATTTCAAAGTCAGTGTGCCGTATCTATTTGTCAGTTGAATTCCATTACTTGTAATAATCTCATgaacttttttttcatcatttgcaCTTTATCATGAAGGAATTATGCTCCAGTAAACCTAGCTTCTGCTATATTCAGTTCCATTCCCTTTCATTCTGCAGTGCTAAGATATTGACTTATTGTGACTTATAAAATGGTTTAGGTTTGTTTAGTAATGGCATGACAGTCATTACTGTTCACTGTGTAAGTTTTAGTGCCTTGCTAGTAATGAGCTGATAACAAGTTGGTTTCTGTTTTGGTGTCTGTCACCAAAGTGTTTTCCACCAACTGATTTTGATATATCTAATTAATGTACCGTAAAATACAATAGCATTTAAAGCCAAGTGATATTCCATTGTTTTCATAATAAACCCTATCAAGCATATAATGGACTGACTTCTGAGTCTTGCCCAAGTACGGTTCTTACCTTGTCGTTATTCCAATAACCACTCCACGGTCATTGGCCTGAGACACAGCGGCTAGCATGtgagataggtctagccagcctTCTTGGCTAGTCTGAGAAAATAACATCAGCACTGCCTCTACACCTTCTCTACAAGCCTGAAAAATTTTAATGTATGAAAGTAGTTCTTTTGACTGACTGGGAAATAAGGTTATAAGTATACGAGATAATTTTTCCATCTGTATGAATTCATTTGTCAATTTTAAGGCATCTGTTTCAACCTTTGACGAAAAAGTTAATGAGGAGTTTCTATATAAATGTacactttctttcatcttactttaaaTTTTCAGCTGAAAACCTTTATGGACAGTAAACGAACTAGAAACCTTAGAGGGTtctaaagggaaatcagcctgcagagaaaGAGACAAGATGTGGGAGAGTGATGGACAAACCAATGTTAGGGAACagaaaataatattgatacaCCTGAAACTCACGTGACGCCAGCAGAGAGCAGGAGAGGATTTGCTCCTCCTTCAAATATTTGGAGATCAGAGGATTGCATAACTGCACTAGGTGAACTactccacattttagttgtagccaggATAAAACTCTTAGCAAACTGAGTAGTGTTAAACCTAATTATGCTTTTTCTACCTAAAAGTACTTTAAACGGCTTTAAAATCATAGTATACtctttatattacttttttaactttcacgcaaaaaactgataaattggagttggaaaattatgaaatgttGAGCATAAGtgaccaaatcataaaaatgcaaCTTCCCAGTATTTATacacttgtaatgaatgcttcCAAAAGGCCTAAATCACACTATCTTTGTATGGTCACCCAGCCCCCAgccaccgcccccctcccccccaaaaaaaacaaaaaacaaatatacaatcaAATGGGAAGAGCTTTTTAGTTTCTTACCGGTAACATATGATTGTAACATTTAACGCTCGCTTCTCCAGCTTCCCAAATCTCTAGACGAAAAGTATTATGTAAAATTGTCATTAGTCACTCCGTGATACGTAGACCCTTGCAGTCGGGAGTACAAACCttaataaacttttaaaatgaGCCGGTTGGGGAAATGAGGTTATACTCTGTCGCTTTCATGAATAAAATTAGTAAATTGCAAAAGATAATCCAGTCTCTATTATTTAACCTCTAAAGTGCTATATTTATCCCTAATTATTATTGGCGTATTGCAAATACGTTTGTAATTCTAGCTGTTCGTTTAGCGTAACCCCCGCCCTTTTATGTAATGCCAGAACTGAAGTCGTGAACTTCCTACCAAagtttttattactgttattaataCTTCTTATTTAGATGTTAATATCTGaaccatttaaattttttttttatacagtcttCATTTTATGAAACTGAAAATTTTCTATGACTTTAGTATGATACAGCACAATagtttttcctttaaatatctGTGATTCTCAGAGTAATAATAGATGGCGCCGTGGTTCTGTTTTTTAGAGAAAATGTCCAGTTGTGAGTAATAATTCTCCTCGGCATCCATTGATAGCCCAAGGCAATATGTAACTACAGAATGATAGTAATGACTTTGGTTAATAATACTTACACTAGTTCGGGAACAATACATGGAAAACTTTTTTTACGTTAAAATTATTAAATCTATGAACTCATCAAACAAAGATTCTATGAAATAATATTCAAACTTGAATAATAACTGCTTATGTATCAATACTTTCAAGCTTGTAATGTTCATGATTCCCAAAACAGATcataatatttaatgaatttttaattttaattccttATGAAATGAATAGGATATTGCTTTCTCCAGTTCTCTGTTCAGTAATCATATGACAGAGGGTCGAGACACCAAGTCGCTACAATAGGGATGTTTCATGTCGCCCACAATTTATTTGGACAGGACAAAGGTGACTTCCTTCCGCATACATTCATAGAGAGCGATGCCATAAAAGAAATACGTATCATTAAACAAGGTACAACCAACTACAGACTCCAAGTCCTCAACAAAGGGACTTTTCATGACAGCATCAACTGGGCTGGATCAAGGGACCCTTCTAAACACTTTTACATGGAGCAATTGCAGGAAAGGCTGTCCCCAATTTGGAtgacacacactcatatatccTATACCTTTGAAAAAACAGAGCAAAAGCGCAGGAGACAGGAAGTCGATCGACTTACCGTCAGGTCAACACCGCCCCTGTCTCTCAGGGCTGGACACATTTTTCAATGCATCGTGACGTAGCCAGTCTCGGTTTTCCTCACCCTTAGGATGTTGcctaaaggaagaaggaaaataatgaatagaATTTAAACTGATAATATTTTCCGTGACAAATATATAACTGATGTTATggcaaactataataataaacaataatatatgaGCATGCAATGATTCTAGATTCGTATCAGGCaccaacgaaagagagagagagagagagagatccaccccAGAGGCCAGCCTCTTACCTGTGCTTATTATGAAAGTATAAGCCTCACCTGTGTGGGGTACACTGACTAGCGTGAATGTATGTTATTATTGcctttacctgtttttttttttttttttttcttatcccgaCTCTTTAGAGTAGTCGTATTGAAAGGTGTTTATTCTATAGGTTACTGACAAATTCTGTAAGTCATTCCTTATTCAAGTAGTAAGATAGGCAGATAAattataagcacacacacacacatcaccacTATTCTGAGGATGGTTTGAACACTAATGCTTTTGTTAGGTCAGTAGTGAATTAGAATGATGTTACTGGGCTGTAATGGTGGCCTTACGCCGGAACTCACTACTGCTTTTGGAGCTACCCTTAACTGAAGTTTAACCTGAAAAAGAGAAGCTCATggcaatataataaaataacttcGTTTAAAACTTTGATATTTTCCTCCTTTCAATGATGTATTACCTTGCCCGAGTAAGTGGTAGCCAAACGTTCCTGCCCgaagtcagctctctctctctctctctctctctctctctctctctctctctctctctctctctctctctctccctgtggtCATTAAGGTCATTAcaggaaatatttcattttttatctatacaaaatataaaatttgtataaatataatacatattccTCTAATGAGGAATATGCATAGAAGTTTGCAATGTCTCAATATCCTTGCAATACGGAAATGGATGTAAACAATAGAAATGCAATACATAGCAGCAACCTAATCATGATGGTTCCTGAGAGCAAACCAACTATTCCTTTTTGGAATAAAATGCAGACTAATGTTCTCCTATGCAtggaaatttgtaatatattgcaATTTCCTTGCAATAAGTAAAGTTTCCAGCAAAGGGAGCAAAGGATTAGATAGGGGAAGGCACTTCTCTTTCCGTTAAAAGCGACAAATATTTATTCCGTAAATTGAAAGTAACATGCAAAGAAACTGGATGCATAGAA
Coding sequences:
- the LOC135208459 gene encoding ciliogenesis and planar polarity effector 2-like, which translates into the protein MCPALRDRGGVDLTACREGVEAVLMLFSQTSQEGWLDLSHMLAAVSQANDRGVVIGITTRCEQFAIREVTEMELESFEATHVIPVLKNGRQFQTITDEKSSLAPVMDFLQTAIVSGSRITPH